A single window of Sporosarcina sp. FSL W7-1349 DNA harbors:
- a CDS encoding methyl-accepting chemotaxis protein, which yields MTIGKKIYGSFGLVLAILLAFSIFSMMQLKKIDQEYQHLLDNRMKQVQLSDAIQKEAAMQGLYIRAYYLQRDMGSLSALESHQEALRHSIDELTPFIHSEEMVTALGQIEKNMEKFDAAAAEAVDYIKKGHYNKAEPIMNSEIRSATIGVQQGSERIRAFQETLIVQDRAITENEIAVARQSLIIASIVFILLGFLIATFLGRSISRPVKRLVQKAVLISGGDLTQDDIRLRSKDELGDLATAFNEMKGNLHALIRTVNDNAIQVTASAGQLSANTEEAARTSEELSHHMETMAEGAQTAAASAEGSSSAMEETAVSVQRIAESAQTLQTRAIETMGLAETSEQSVQTAKEQMTVIHDSSYKTNELIRQLSRQILEIENITQVITDITEQTNLLALNAAIEAARAGEHGKGFAVVAEEVKKLAEQSKASASQIAQLTTTIQQDAKNVEQAVAGSLKNVEEGVGVIDEAGQAFSAIVYAVQQMSGQIVDISAATEEISAGAEEVSASVQEIAFRSSQSSERTRQSTAAVDQQLATLQEINAVAHNLSQQAHQLQQAIQEFKV from the coding sequence ATGACAATCGGCAAAAAAATATATGGGAGTTTCGGCTTAGTATTAGCCATTCTCTTGGCATTTTCCATATTCAGCATGATGCAATTGAAAAAAATCGATCAGGAATATCAGCATCTGCTCGACAATCGGATGAAACAAGTCCAGCTATCAGATGCAATCCAAAAGGAAGCAGCGATGCAAGGCTTGTACATCCGCGCCTATTATTTGCAACGCGACATGGGATCGCTCTCCGCCCTAGAATCCCATCAGGAAGCGTTGCGCCATTCCATCGATGAACTGACTCCATTCATTCATTCCGAAGAAATGGTTACCGCACTTGGACAGATTGAAAAGAATATGGAGAAATTCGACGCGGCCGCAGCCGAAGCGGTGGATTACATCAAAAAAGGCCATTACAACAAGGCAGAACCGATTATGAACTCGGAGATCCGTAGCGCTACAATCGGCGTACAGCAAGGAAGCGAACGCATCCGGGCATTCCAAGAAACCTTGATCGTCCAAGATCGGGCCATCACGGAAAATGAAATTGCCGTTGCCCGACAATCGCTGATCATCGCATCCATTGTCTTCATTCTCCTAGGATTCCTCATCGCGACGTTTCTCGGACGAAGCATTTCCCGCCCTGTCAAGCGGTTGGTGCAAAAGGCCGTTCTCATTTCGGGCGGCGACCTGACACAGGACGACATCCGATTGCGGTCAAAGGACGAACTCGGCGATTTGGCAACCGCTTTCAATGAAATGAAAGGCAATCTGCATGCGCTCATCCGCACGGTGAACGACAACGCGATCCAAGTTACGGCATCCGCCGGGCAACTGTCCGCTAACACCGAAGAAGCGGCACGCACTTCCGAGGAATTGAGCCATCATATGGAAACGATGGCCGAGGGTGCACAAACAGCAGCCGCTTCCGCAGAAGGAAGCTCCTCCGCGATGGAGGAAACCGCGGTCAGCGTGCAACGCATCGCGGAATCGGCACAAACCCTGCAAACCCGGGCAATCGAGACGATGGGACTCGCGGAAACGAGCGAACAATCCGTCCAGACCGCGAAGGAACAGATGACAGTCATCCACGACTCCTCTTACAAGACAAACGAACTGATCCGGCAATTAAGCAGACAAATTCTTGAAATTGAGAACATTACGCAAGTCATCACCGACATTACCGAACAGACGAACTTGCTGGCGCTGAACGCGGCCATCGAAGCAGCCCGCGCCGGTGAGCATGGCAAAGGCTTCGCAGTCGTCGCGGAGGAAGTGAAGAAACTTGCGGAACAATCCAAAGCGTCGGCAAGTCAAATCGCCCAGCTCACGACGACGATCCAGCAAGATGCGAAAAACGTTGAACAAGCCGTCGCGGGCAGCCTGAAAAATGTAGAAGAAGGCGTCGGCGTAATCGACGAAGCCGGCCAGGCCTTCTCGGCCATCGTCTACGCCGTCCAACAGATGAGCGGACAAATCGTGGATATCTCTGCAGCTACGGAAGAAATCTCAGCGGGCGCGGAAGAAGTCTCCGCCTCCGTCCAGGAAATCGCCTTCCGATCGTCCCAATCTTCCGAGCGCACCCGACAAAGCACCGCCGCAGTCGACCAGCAACTCGCCACACTGCAAGAAATCAACGCGGTCGCCCACAACCTGAGCCAACAGGCGCACCAGTTACAGCAAGCAATCCAGGAGTTTAAAGTGTAA
- a CDS encoding YhgE/Pip domain-containing protein: protein MKNSWKIYTNDLKSVLSNWVVLLIIGGLTVLPSLYAWLNIYASWDPYGKTENMPVAVVNEDRGATVRGERIEVGQQLVDTLQDNHDFDWHFTGRREAMDQVTNGDYFSVLVIPADFSEKLASVVSDVPQKAEIEYYVNEKINSIAPKITQKGASVIVNKISGQFTATVNGIIFDLFNQLGIELENDLPDLENFEAYIFEMQKKLPEVHDLLIGMTEDAASAQTIIHRAQTLMPTVQNMTSEGLDTLQDASALLSSAQKRLADISPGVREDLEKASKVAKDVDSFLQRVNGVSLDFKELDRVKTTLDNRLSESIGVLNEISEDVQWLKTINQENAADDAVSTRLDDVSAKVNNVQSFLQESQTNARSLNSLLQGKQEDLRKTLTDLQSIAANTSLRLDSFIQEYNEVIEPTIRKETERARSVLQQAQTTLTTIQSTLPKVSATLTSASGRISEGQTMIKDALGKYPVVHTRVNELASRLQQLQDETDLQEIIELLRNDPEAERNFFEEPVTLNEHKLFPIPNYGTGMTPFYTVLSLWVGCLLLISLLSTEVKSEELPTARQLYVGRLLTFSTIGLLQSIIVTVGNLVVVGVKPQNPVWFVLFGLLISLLFIIIVYTLVSLFGDVGKALAIVLLVLQIAGSGGTYPVQLLPDFFQWINPGLPFTYAIDLMREAVGGIVWPRITRDLSFLLPVAIAIFLIGFFFKKKINEKTRQFLKKSRESGLLH, encoded by the coding sequence TTGAAAAACAGTTGGAAAATCTATACGAATGACCTAAAAAGCGTCTTGTCGAATTGGGTTGTCCTGCTCATCATCGGCGGCTTGACCGTGCTGCCGTCGTTATATGCCTGGCTGAATATTTACGCTTCCTGGGATCCGTACGGCAAAACGGAAAATATGCCGGTGGCCGTTGTGAATGAAGACCGTGGCGCCACGGTTCGCGGGGAGCGGATCGAAGTCGGGCAGCAACTCGTGGACACGCTACAAGATAATCATGATTTCGATTGGCATTTCACGGGCCGCCGGGAAGCTATGGACCAAGTCACGAATGGCGATTATTTTTCGGTGCTCGTCATCCCGGCAGATTTCTCCGAAAAATTAGCCTCCGTCGTCTCGGATGTCCCGCAAAAAGCAGAAATCGAATATTATGTCAATGAAAAAATCAATTCCATCGCCCCGAAGATCACGCAAAAAGGGGCTTCCGTCATTGTAAATAAAATTAGCGGCCAATTCACTGCAACGGTGAACGGCATCATTTTCGATTTATTCAATCAGTTAGGGATTGAATTGGAAAATGATTTGCCTGATTTGGAAAACTTTGAAGCCTATATATTCGAAATGCAGAAAAAGCTGCCCGAGGTGCATGATTTGCTGATTGGCATGACAGAGGATGCCGCCTCCGCGCAGACGATCATCCATCGGGCTCAGACGTTGATGCCGACCGTGCAAAATATGACTTCGGAAGGGCTCGACACGTTGCAGGACGCTTCCGCCCTACTCTCCAGCGCGCAGAAAAGACTGGCGGACATCTCCCCGGGCGTCCGGGAGGATTTGGAGAAAGCGTCCAAGGTCGCAAAGGATGTGGATTCCTTTTTACAGCGGGTGAACGGCGTATCACTCGACTTCAAGGAATTGGACCGGGTCAAAACGACACTCGACAATCGTTTGTCCGAGTCCATCGGCGTATTGAACGAAATATCGGAAGATGTGCAATGGCTTAAAACCATCAACCAGGAGAACGCGGCGGATGATGCCGTCTCCACAAGATTGGACGATGTATCGGCGAAAGTGAACAACGTCCAATCGTTTTTGCAGGAGTCGCAGACCAATGCCCGTTCGCTGAATTCGCTATTGCAAGGGAAACAGGAAGACCTCCGGAAAACGTTGACTGACCTGCAAAGCATTGCCGCGAACACATCATTGCGGTTGGACAGCTTCATCCAAGAATACAATGAAGTCATTGAACCGACGATCCGCAAAGAGACGGAGCGGGCCCGTTCGGTTCTGCAGCAGGCCCAAACAACGTTGACGACGATCCAGTCTACGCTGCCGAAAGTGAGCGCGACCTTGACGAGCGCATCCGGTCGGATTTCCGAAGGGCAGACGATGATCAAGGATGCATTGGGGAAATACCCCGTCGTCCATACTCGGGTCAATGAACTGGCCAGCCGGCTCCAGCAACTGCAGGACGAAACGGATCTCCAGGAAATTATCGAATTATTGCGCAATGACCCGGAGGCGGAGCGGAATTTCTTTGAAGAACCCGTCACGTTGAATGAACACAAACTGTTCCCAATTCCGAATTACGGCACCGGGATGACACCGTTCTATACCGTACTATCCCTTTGGGTCGGCTGCCTTCTGCTGATTTCCTTATTGTCGACGGAAGTGAAATCAGAGGAGCTGCCGACAGCGAGGCAGTTGTATGTCGGACGCCTCCTCACCTTCTCGACGATCGGCCTCTTGCAGTCGATCATCGTCACCGTCGGCAATTTAGTAGTCGTCGGCGTAAAACCACAAAATCCGGTGTGGTTCGTGCTGTTTGGCCTGCTCATCAGCCTGTTGTTCATCATCATCGTCTACACGCTCGTCTCTTTATTCGGCGATGTCGGAAAAGCGCTCGCCATCGTCCTGCTCGTCCTTCAGATTGCCGGGTCCGGGGGTACCTATCCCGTCCAGCTGTTGCCGGACTTCTTTCAATGGATCAACCCGGGACTTCCCTTCACCTATGCAATAGACTTGATGCGGGAAGCGGTCGGCGGCATCGTTTGGCCCCGGATCACCCGGGACCTCTCCTTCCTCCTGCCAGTCGCGATAGCCATCTTTTTAATCGGGTTCTTCTTCAAAAAGAAGATCAACGAAAAGACACGCCAGTTCTTAAAGAAGTCACGGGAATCGGGTTTGCTGCATTAG
- a CDS encoding N-acetylmuramoyl-L-alanine amidase family protein — protein sequence MVKIVMDAGHGLPTPGKRSPDGEQEWEFNNQVVMACIAKLQSFEGIEVLRVDDPTGKRDVPLQERTDRANRWQADIYVAVHHNANSGTWGNWSGIETYTYDHPQANPKSVELARLVHPRIVRAMGLADRGLKRANLHVLRETSMPAILTEGGFMDSTIDILVMRSAARLQAQGEAIAEGLAAYFGLRERPGGEGEGELPDSYEKDAPPSEWLAQEFQEAVNLGITNGTYPRRPATREEVAVMIMRAMRRLREEWSSGDKPG from the coding sequence TTGGTAAAGATTGTGATGGATGCCGGGCATGGGCTGCCGACGCCGGGCAAGCGTTCACCGGATGGGGAACAGGAATGGGAGTTCAATAATCAAGTCGTCATGGCGTGTATCGCCAAGTTGCAGTCGTTTGAAGGAATCGAAGTGTTGCGGGTGGACGATCCGACTGGAAAGCGGGATGTGCCGCTTCAGGAACGGACGGATCGGGCGAACCGCTGGCAAGCAGATATCTACGTCGCCGTCCATCATAATGCCAACAGCGGCACATGGGGGAATTGGAGCGGGATCGAAACGTATACGTATGATCATCCGCAGGCCAACCCGAAATCAGTCGAATTGGCCCGTCTCGTCCATCCCCGGATCGTGCGCGCGATGGGGCTTGCGGACCGCGGCTTGAAGCGGGCGAATCTCCATGTGTTGCGGGAAACATCGATGCCTGCCATTTTGACGGAAGGCGGATTCATGGATTCAACGATCGACATCCTCGTGATGCGTTCGGCAGCAAGGCTCCAGGCGCAGGGCGAGGCAATTGCGGAAGGGCTGGCCGCTTATTTCGGGCTTCGGGAAAGACCGGGTGGAGAGGGGGAAGGGGAATTGCCGGATTCATATGAAAAAGACGCACCGCCTTCCGAATGGTTGGCACAGGAGTTCCAGGAGGCGGTGAATCTCGGAATCACGAATGGCACGTATCCAAGACGGCCGGCTACTCGTGAAGAGGTAGCAGTGATGATTATGCGGGCGATGAGGAGATTAAGAGAGGAATGGTCTAGTGGGGATAAGCCGGGTTGA
- a CDS encoding methyl-accepting chemotaxis protein, protein MSIAKKIYGGFGLLLAILLMFGGYSVYQSNKTSGEYEEMFDVRVVQSQLAEAIQKEMAMQGLFIRAHILQGDPESLNNLREHQQLLKDTVRQLSADVNSEEMKSYLEEIETNITRFDQSAEQVVALVKAGDVANAQRLMNGDAQAANTAISEASGKMVAYQANLLAEDRIAMEQNAASAKRGMFISILVDISLGLVIATFIGRSISRPVKILAQEAAIISSGDLTSEDLQVKSRDELRDLADAFNTMKRNLHTVIQNVNDNALHVTSAAEELSASTENVSKASQEVTVNMEHISASVAVASKAAKESSAAMEETAVGVQRITEAAQELNRHAAEAEMLAGNSETSVQSAKDQMAVIHESSNEMSVQIQQLSRQIVEIENITRVITDITEQTNLLALNAAIEAARAGEHGKGFAVVADEVRKLAEQSKASASQIVQLTTAIQQDTKNVELAVDISLHNVEEGVGVIDEAGRAFSSIASAIRHMSGQIIDISAATEELSASAEEVTASVQEIADQAASSSSQAEQNTAAVEEQMATLEEINLVAHSLSQQALQLQQAIREFKI, encoded by the coding sequence ATGTCAATTGCGAAGAAGATTTACGGAGGGTTCGGTCTTCTCTTGGCCATCTTGCTCATGTTCGGCGGCTACAGTGTCTATCAATCGAATAAGACAAGCGGGGAATATGAGGAAATGTTCGATGTGCGCGTCGTCCAATCCCAATTAGCGGAGGCGATTCAAAAAGAAATGGCTATGCAAGGCCTGTTTATCCGCGCCCATATTTTACAAGGCGACCCCGAGTCACTCAATAACTTGAGAGAGCACCAGCAATTGCTGAAAGACACCGTTCGGCAATTAAGTGCAGACGTCAACTCAGAAGAAATGAAGAGCTATCTCGAAGAAATCGAAACGAATATCACGCGTTTCGACCAAAGCGCGGAGCAAGTCGTGGCATTGGTTAAAGCCGGGGACGTGGCGAATGCCCAACGACTGATGAACGGCGATGCGCAGGCAGCAAACACCGCCATCTCGGAAGCTAGCGGGAAAATGGTCGCCTACCAGGCGAATCTCCTTGCGGAAGACCGCATTGCAATGGAACAGAATGCTGCGTCCGCAAAAAGGGGGATGTTCATCTCTATCCTCGTCGACATCAGCCTTGGACTTGTAATCGCGACATTCATCGGCCGGAGCATTTCCCGCCCTGTCAAGATCCTTGCCCAAGAAGCGGCCATCATTTCAAGCGGTGACCTGACTTCCGAAGATTTACAAGTGAAGTCAAGGGATGAACTGCGAGATTTGGCAGATGCCTTTAATACGATGAAACGGAACTTGCATACCGTCATCCAAAATGTTAATGACAATGCCCTGCATGTCACATCTGCAGCGGAAGAACTCTCCGCGAGTACCGAAAACGTATCCAAAGCATCGCAAGAAGTGACTGTCAATATGGAACATATTTCAGCAAGCGTAGCAGTCGCCTCGAAAGCCGCAAAGGAAAGTTCCGCCGCAATGGAAGAAACAGCGGTCGGTGTCCAGCGTATCACGGAAGCGGCCCAAGAACTAAACCGTCATGCAGCCGAAGCCGAAATGCTCGCAGGCAACAGCGAGACATCTGTCCAGTCGGCGAAGGATCAAATGGCGGTAATCCATGAATCTTCGAATGAAATGAGTGTCCAAATCCAACAGTTAAGCAGACAAATCGTTGAAATTGAAAACATCACGAGAGTCATCACTGACATCACCGAACAAACGAACCTGCTGGCCCTGAACGCAGCCATCGAAGCAGCCCGCGCCGGCGAACACGGTAAAGGCTTCGCGGTCGTTGCGGATGAAGTCCGGAAACTCGCGGAACAATCGAAAGCCTCGGCAAGCCAGATCGTCCAACTGACGACGGCGATCCAGCAAGATACAAAAAATGTCGAATTGGCCGTCGATATCAGTTTGCACAACGTCGAAGAAGGTGTTGGCGTAATTGACGAAGCCGGCCGGGCCTTCTCATCCATCGCCTCTGCAATCCGGCATATGAGCGGGCAAATCATCGACATCTCGGCCGCCACAGAAGAACTGTCGGCCAGCGCGGAAGAAGTGACGGCCTCCGTCCAAGAAATCGCCGACCAAGCCGCCTCCTCTTCGAGCCAAGCCGAACAGAACACAGCTGCTGTCGAAGAACAGATGGCCACCTTAGAAGAGATCAACTTGGTCGCCCACAGCCTCAGCCAACAGGCGCTCCAACTGCAACAAGCAATTCGGGAATTCAAAATTTGA
- a CDS encoding DUF3006 family protein codes for MTRQEIFTLDRIDDGIYVFLKRSDEREELLLPSSAILVELNEGDIVQIRQTGDRYEIEPLQKVTMEMKSKVEELLEKLQNRKM; via the coding sequence ATGACAAGACAGGAGATATTCACACTGGATCGGATCGACGATGGCATTTACGTATTCCTGAAACGTTCGGATGAGCGTGAGGAATTGCTCCTCCCCTCTTCTGCCATTCTCGTCGAGCTGAACGAAGGCGACATCGTCCAAATTCGGCAGACGGGAGATCGGTACGAAATCGAACCGTTGCAGAAGGTAACGATGGAAATGAAAAGCAAGGTGGAAGAGCTGCTGGAGAAATTACAAAACAGGAAAATGTAA
- a CDS encoding S-layer homology domain-containing protein → MRKLVYVFMAFLLMVGLIPAQQAEAKGFPDVTQYTEEINYLTDQGIITGFPDGKFKPKENLTRLQAVTMILREKGITDFTAPDPGFTDLKPGNHGYDRVAKAVQLGFISGKTNPDGSKYFDTGAPLTRGQMAKILVEGYQLPKTRDVRFTDVPASNGFKDYISVLATENITTGFLDGTFGPNQKLTRQHFAVFMARMLEDRFKPASNLMVHYIDVGQGDAILIQSPAGKNMLIDGGKESAGDKVVAFLKSKGVTELDIVVATHPDADHIGGLPAVLNSFPVKQFIDSGKAHTTQTYYELLQLIDAKNIPFTVAKTGQTPDFDTNLTATILHADDQAAESNDASVVVRLVYGSVSFLFMGDARVSLEQEIMQNYNVRSTYLKAGHHGSDTSSSAAFLNVVKPAGTILSYGKENSYGHPHADVIKRLQTAESSIYSTAVSGDITVTTNGKTHTVSAKAWSGETAPKPEPAPQPKPDPTPVPTPTPDPGSGTYVIPGAPTTFANCTAMKKYYPNGVKKGHPAYASKHDRDNDGWACES, encoded by the coding sequence ATGAGAAAACTAGTTTATGTATTCATGGCATTTCTGCTGATGGTCGGATTGATTCCTGCGCAGCAGGCGGAGGCCAAAGGATTTCCGGACGTCACACAATATACGGAGGAAATCAATTATTTAACGGATCAAGGTATCATCACCGGGTTTCCGGATGGCAAGTTTAAACCGAAAGAGAATCTCACCCGGTTGCAAGCGGTGACGATGATTTTGCGGGAGAAAGGGATCACCGACTTCACGGCGCCCGACCCTGGGTTCACGGACCTCAAACCGGGCAACCACGGCTATGACCGGGTCGCCAAGGCGGTCCAGCTCGGGTTCATTTCCGGGAAGACGAACCCGGACGGCAGTAAATATTTTGATACCGGCGCTCCACTCACCCGGGGGCAGATGGCGAAAATCCTCGTCGAAGGGTACCAGCTTCCGAAAACGCGGGATGTCCGATTCACCGACGTGCCTGCCAGCAATGGCTTCAAAGATTATATTAGCGTGCTCGCCACTGAAAATATTACGACCGGCTTCTTGGACGGCACATTCGGGCCCAATCAAAAACTCACCCGCCAACATTTCGCCGTCTTTATGGCCCGGATGTTGGAGGATCGGTTTAAGCCTGCGTCAAATCTGATGGTGCATTATATCGATGTCGGTCAGGGGGATGCGATATTAATCCAGTCGCCGGCTGGGAAGAATATGCTCATCGATGGCGGGAAAGAGTCCGCTGGCGATAAAGTTGTCGCGTTCCTGAAATCCAAAGGCGTCACGGAGCTTGACATCGTAGTGGCAACCCATCCTGATGCGGACCATATCGGCGGTCTGCCCGCTGTGTTGAACAGCTTCCCGGTCAAACAGTTCATCGACAGTGGGAAAGCACATACGACGCAAACTTACTACGAATTACTGCAATTAATTGATGCGAAAAATATCCCGTTCACCGTCGCGAAGACCGGCCAAACGCCGGATTTCGATACGAATCTGACTGCAACCATCCTTCATGCGGACGATCAAGCGGCCGAGAGCAATGATGCGTCCGTCGTCGTTCGCCTCGTTTACGGATCGGTCAGCTTTCTGTTCATGGGTGACGCCAGGGTTTCATTGGAACAGGAAATCATGCAAAATTACAATGTACGGAGCACCTATTTAAAAGCGGGCCATCACGGGTCCGACACGAGCAGTTCCGCGGCATTCCTCAACGTGGTGAAGCCGGCGGGGACAATTTTATCGTATGGAAAAGAGAATTCTTATGGCCATCCGCATGCCGATGTCATTAAACGATTGCAAACAGCGGAATCTAGCATCTACTCCACCGCTGTGTCGGGCGACATTACGGTGACGACGAACGGCAAAACCCATACGGTCTCGGCGAAAGCATGGTCGGGCGAAACAGCTCCGAAGCCGGAACCAGCACCACAGCCAAAACCAGACCCGACACCGGTGCCAACACCAACACCGGATCCTGGCTCGGGAACGTATGTCATTCCGGGAGCACCGACGACTTTTGCGAACTGCACGGCTATGAAAAAATATTATCCGAATGGGGTGAAGAAAGGACATCCGGCATACGCATCCAAGCACGACCGGGACAACGACGGGTGGGCCTGCGAATCATGA